The following coding sequences lie in one Canis lupus familiaris isolate Mischka breed German Shepherd chromosome 34, alternate assembly UU_Cfam_GSD_1.0, whole genome shotgun sequence genomic window:
- the LRRC14B gene encoding leucine-rich repeat-containing protein 14B isoform X1 gives MRSLRSISAEALVSHPQVAQQSLDSVAHNLYPLLFKASYLLEQAAVIRALMERWPLEEFRLSVLLGPHSEPPVDLRDRTCRPCLEACVQGLADHVLRAAGPWRLRVADLTGVRDVQVQQCPCGRALGRWGRTELLARTCCQLQAASLVVRPPVRVLTDLFVTEGNFELVLRALGPGPAPLRVHCLSFRADSLGPSQLMQVLRLAGPGELHRLEVVHNVRLHAGHVQQLLAQVGFPRLASLTLPAKAFDAPPSSTLSPDHEDRLLTSIAWELSQMSQLNELSVAFSTLTGKIPKLLGPLRTPLRTLDLANCSLNHEDMAFLADCTHAAHLEVLDLSGHSLFSLFPSTFFRLLGRAAQTLRVLTVEECDIEDSHVNMLILALSPCHELCELRFLGNPLSARALRRLFVALCELPKLRRAEFPVPKDCYPEGTAYPQDDLAMSKFDQQKYDAIAEDLRAVLLRAGRGDIQVCTPLFGSFDPDIQETSNELGAFLLRAFKAALENFSRALEQME, from the exons ATGAGGTCGCTGCGCTCTATTTCTGCTGAGGCCCTGGTGTCTCacccccaggtggcccagcagagCCTGGACAGTGTCGCCCACAACCTCTACCCACTCCTGTTCAAAGCCAGCTACTTGCTGGAGCAGGCGGCGGTGATCCGAGCCCTGATGGAGCGCTGGCCCCTGGAGGAGTTCCGGCTGAGCGTGCTGCTCGGGCCGCACTCCGAACCACCGGTGGACCTGCGGGACCGCACCTGCAGGCCCTGCCTGGAGGCTTGCGTGCAGGGCCTCGCAGACCACGTGCTCCGGGCTGCGGGCCCGTGGCGGCTGCGCGTGGCTGACCTCACGGGTGTCCGAGATGTGCAGGTGCAGCAGTGCCCCTGCGGGAGGGCTCTGGGTAGGTGGGGCCGCACCGAGCTGCTGGCCAGGACCTGCTGCCAGCTGCAGGCGGCGTCCCTCGTGGTCCGGCCCCCCGTGCGGGTCCTCACTGATCTCTTTGTCACAGAGGGCAATTTCGAGCTGGTGCTGCgtgccctggggcctggccctgccccgcTGCGCGTGCACTGCCTTTCTTTCCGAGCAGACAGTCTGGGCCCCAGCCAGCTAATGCAGGTGCTGCGTCTGGCAGGGCCAGGTGAACTGCATAGGCTAGAGGTCGTGCACAACGTGCGGCTGCATGCTGGCCATGTGCAGCAGCTGCTGGCCCAGGTGGGCTTCCCACGGCTGGCCTCACTCACGCTGCCTGCCAAGGCTTTCGACGCACCCCCGAGCAGCACCCTGAGCCCTGACCACGAGGACCGCCTCCTTACCTCCATCGCCTGGGAGCTCAGCCAGATGAGCCAGCTCAACGAGCTGAGTGTGGCCTTCTCCACGCTGACAGGAAAGATTCCGAAACTGCTTGG CCCCCTACGGACACCACTGAGGACCCTGGACCTGGCCAACTGCTCCCTGAACCATGAAGATATGGCCTTCTTGGCAGACTGCACCCATGCCGCGCACCTGGAGGTCCTCGACCTCAGTGGGCACAGCCTGTTCAGCCTGTTCCCCTCCACCTTCTTCCGGCTGCTGGGCCGGGCCGCCCAGACGCTGAGGGTCCTCACCGTGGAGGAATGCGACATCGAAGACAGCCACGTGAACATGCTGATCCTGGCCCTGAGCCCCTGCCATGAGCTGTGCGAGCTCCGCTTCCTGGGGAACCCCCTGTCAGCCCGGGCCCTGAGGCGCCTCTTCGTGGCTCTCTGCGAGCTGCCCAAACTGCGGCGTGCAGAGTTCCCAGTGCCCAAGGACTGCTACCCTGAGGGTACTGCCTACCCCCAGGACGACCTGGCCATGTCCAAGTTCGACCAGCAGAAATATGACGCGATTGCCGAGGACCTCCGTGCAGTGCTGCTTCGGGCTGGTCGGGGCGACATCCAGGTGTGCACGCCCCTCTTTGGAAGTTTCGACCCAGATATCCAAGAAACAAGCAACGAACTTGGAGCTTTCCTGCTGCGAGCTTTCAAAGCTGCTCTAGAGAACTTCTCCAGAGCACTGGAACAAATGGAGTAG
- the LRRC14B gene encoding leucine-rich repeat-containing protein 14B isoform X2 has translation MTVAQQSLDSVAHNLYPLLFKASYLLEQAAVIRALMERWPLEEFRLSVLLGPHSEPPVDLRDRTCRPCLEACVQGLADHVLRAAGPWRLRVADLTGVRDVQVQQCPCGRALGRWGRTELLARTCCQLQAASLVVRPPVRVLTDLFVTEGNFELVLRALGPGPAPLRVHCLSFRADSLGPSQLMQVLRLAGPGELHRLEVVHNVRLHAGHVQQLLAQVGFPRLASLTLPAKAFDAPPSSTLSPDHEDRLLTSIAWELSQMSQLNELSVAFSTLTGKIPKLLGPLRTPLRTLDLANCSLNHEDMAFLADCTHAAHLEVLDLSGHSLFSLFPSTFFRLLGRAAQTLRVLTVEECDIEDSHVNMLILALSPCHELCELRFLGNPLSARALRRLFVALCELPKLRRAEFPVPKDCYPEGTAYPQDDLAMSKFDQQKYDAIAEDLRAVLLRAGRGDIQVCTPLFGSFDPDIQETSNELGAFLLRAFKAALENFSRALEQME, from the exons ATGACT gtggcccagcagagCCTGGACAGTGTCGCCCACAACCTCTACCCACTCCTGTTCAAAGCCAGCTACTTGCTGGAGCAGGCGGCGGTGATCCGAGCCCTGATGGAGCGCTGGCCCCTGGAGGAGTTCCGGCTGAGCGTGCTGCTCGGGCCGCACTCCGAACCACCGGTGGACCTGCGGGACCGCACCTGCAGGCCCTGCCTGGAGGCTTGCGTGCAGGGCCTCGCAGACCACGTGCTCCGGGCTGCGGGCCCGTGGCGGCTGCGCGTGGCTGACCTCACGGGTGTCCGAGATGTGCAGGTGCAGCAGTGCCCCTGCGGGAGGGCTCTGGGTAGGTGGGGCCGCACCGAGCTGCTGGCCAGGACCTGCTGCCAGCTGCAGGCGGCGTCCCTCGTGGTCCGGCCCCCCGTGCGGGTCCTCACTGATCTCTTTGTCACAGAGGGCAATTTCGAGCTGGTGCTGCgtgccctggggcctggccctgccccgcTGCGCGTGCACTGCCTTTCTTTCCGAGCAGACAGTCTGGGCCCCAGCCAGCTAATGCAGGTGCTGCGTCTGGCAGGGCCAGGTGAACTGCATAGGCTAGAGGTCGTGCACAACGTGCGGCTGCATGCTGGCCATGTGCAGCAGCTGCTGGCCCAGGTGGGCTTCCCACGGCTGGCCTCACTCACGCTGCCTGCCAAGGCTTTCGACGCACCCCCGAGCAGCACCCTGAGCCCTGACCACGAGGACCGCCTCCTTACCTCCATCGCCTGGGAGCTCAGCCAGATGAGCCAGCTCAACGAGCTGAGTGTGGCCTTCTCCACGCTGACAGGAAAGATTCCGAAACTGCTTGG CCCCCTACGGACACCACTGAGGACCCTGGACCTGGCCAACTGCTCCCTGAACCATGAAGATATGGCCTTCTTGGCAGACTGCACCCATGCCGCGCACCTGGAGGTCCTCGACCTCAGTGGGCACAGCCTGTTCAGCCTGTTCCCCTCCACCTTCTTCCGGCTGCTGGGCCGGGCCGCCCAGACGCTGAGGGTCCTCACCGTGGAGGAATGCGACATCGAAGACAGCCACGTGAACATGCTGATCCTGGCCCTGAGCCCCTGCCATGAGCTGTGCGAGCTCCGCTTCCTGGGGAACCCCCTGTCAGCCCGGGCCCTGAGGCGCCTCTTCGTGGCTCTCTGCGAGCTGCCCAAACTGCGGCGTGCAGAGTTCCCAGTGCCCAAGGACTGCTACCCTGAGGGTACTGCCTACCCCCAGGACGACCTGGCCATGTCCAAGTTCGACCAGCAGAAATATGACGCGATTGCCGAGGACCTCCGTGCAGTGCTGCTTCGGGCTGGTCGGGGCGACATCCAGGTGTGCACGCCCCTCTTTGGAAGTTTCGACCCAGATATCCAAGAAACAAGCAACGAACTTGGAGCTTTCCTGCTGCGAGCTTTCAAAGCTGCTCTAGAGAACTTCTCCAGAGCACTGGAACAAATGGAGTAG
- the LOC119867479 gene encoding uncharacterized protein LOC119867479 isoform X2, which yields MPRRLPGHEAPLCSPDPLAPERSQASGDFPRGKLMYSGPRPHPPSTQDSPSGPRGTHVTASDSVHGQQVVAVAQLEADHTLGGPKLAQLLLWDGAAASLPDQVLQQQCVLAHALHRLQQVPQIQDRGNQMARATGRPFRPPRELLARLAPRAGKMSLHLSPMGSESSTAPKNSRRSCSRDVGCQGYTDYEIGHSTPLPGVEGHDGDRVPSPAQAFPDALDPIRKSCAPGDSGPSSVTARQFQGTDWSTYLASSLLEHPYFP from the exons ATGCCCCGCAGGCTGCCCGGACATGAagcccctctctgctcccctgacCCGCTGGCCCCAGAGAGGTCTCAAGCTTCTGGGGACTTCCCCAGAGGGAAGCTCATGTACTCTGGCCCCAGGCCACACCCTCCCTCAACTCAGGACAGCCCGTCAGGGCCTCGGGGCACTCACGTCACAGCCTCGGACAGCGTCCATGGCCAGCAGGTCGTTGCCGTGGCGCAGCTGGAAGCGGACCACACCCTGGGCGGCCCGAAGCTCGCTCAGCTCCTGCTCTGGGACGGGGCAGCGGCCAGCCTCCCTGACCAGGTCCTGCAGCAGCAGTGCGTACTTGCCCATGCGCTGCACCGGCTTCAGCAG GTGCCCCAAATCCAGGACCGTGGTAACCAGATGGCCAGAGCAACAGGAAGACCTTTCCGCCCACCAAGGGAGTTGCTAGCCAGACTCGCCCCAAGGGCAGGCAAGATGAGTTTGCATCTGAGCCCAATGGGGTCTGAATCCTCTACAGCACCTAAGAATAGCAGGAGGAGTTGTTCCAGGGATGTCGGATGCCAGGGCTACACAGACTATGAAATCGGTCATTCCACACCTCTGCCTGGTGTAGAAGGCCATGACGGGGACAGAGTCCCTAGCCCTGCCCAGGCCTTCCCTGATGCCTTAGATCCCATCAGGAAGAGCTGTGCTCCTGGGGATTCTGGCCCCAGCAGCGTGACAGCCAGGCAGTTCCAGGGTACTG ACTGGAGTACTTACCTGGCCTCGTCCCTCCTGGAGCATCCTTATTTCCCGTAG
- the LOC119867479 gene encoding uncharacterized protein LOC119867479 isoform X1, whose amino-acid sequence MPRRLPGHEAPLCSPDPLAPERSQASGDFPRGKLMYSGPRPHPPSTQDSPSGPRGTHVTASDSVHGQQVVAVAQLEADHTLGGPKLAQLLLWDGAAASLPDQVLQQQCVLAHALHRLQQVPQIQDRGNQMARATGRPFRPPRELLARLAPRAGKMSLHLSPMGSESSTAPKNSRRSCSRDVGCQGYTDYEIGHSTPLPGVEGHDGDRVPSPAQAFPDALDPIRKSCAPGDSGPSSVTARQFQGTGKAEGQSQTREDVHHVTRDWSTYLASSLLEHPYFP is encoded by the exons ATGCCCCGCAGGCTGCCCGGACATGAagcccctctctgctcccctgacCCGCTGGCCCCAGAGAGGTCTCAAGCTTCTGGGGACTTCCCCAGAGGGAAGCTCATGTACTCTGGCCCCAGGCCACACCCTCCCTCAACTCAGGACAGCCCGTCAGGGCCTCGGGGCACTCACGTCACAGCCTCGGACAGCGTCCATGGCCAGCAGGTCGTTGCCGTGGCGCAGCTGGAAGCGGACCACACCCTGGGCGGCCCGAAGCTCGCTCAGCTCCTGCTCTGGGACGGGGCAGCGGCCAGCCTCCCTGACCAGGTCCTGCAGCAGCAGTGCGTACTTGCCCATGCGCTGCACCGGCTTCAGCAG GTGCCCCAAATCCAGGACCGTGGTAACCAGATGGCCAGAGCAACAGGAAGACCTTTCCGCCCACCAAGGGAGTTGCTAGCCAGACTCGCCCCAAGGGCAGGCAAGATGAGTTTGCATCTGAGCCCAATGGGGTCTGAATCCTCTACAGCACCTAAGAATAGCAGGAGGAGTTGTTCCAGGGATGTCGGATGCCAGGGCTACACAGACTATGAAATCGGTCATTCCACACCTCTGCCTGGTGTAGAAGGCCATGACGGGGACAGAGTCCCTAGCCCTGCCCAGGCCTTCCCTGATGCCTTAGATCCCATCAGGAAGAGCTGTGCTCCTGGGGATTCTGGCCCCAGCAGCGTGACAGCCAGGCAGTTCCAGGGTACTG GCAAAGCTGAAGGACAATCACAAACCAGGGAAGATGTTCACCATGTGACCAGAG ACTGGAGTACTTACCTGGCCTCGTCCCTCCTGGAGCATCCTTATTTCCCGTAG